The sequence CGTGGAAAGTAGTATCCACGTCCGAAATGCGATCGCCATCCAGACGCACCCCACCTTCTTGGATTTTCCGCTTACCTTCGCCGCTACTTTTACACAAGCCGCTAACATTGAGAAGATAGGCTAACTTCACCGGAAACTGTGACACCCCAGCCAAGGAAAACTCTGGAACAGCACCTTCCTGACCACCGCTTTTAGCCGCTTCCTTGGCTTCATTCGCAGCTAATTCGCCGTGATACTGTCTGACAACTTCCCAGGCTAAAAGCATCTGGCGATCGCGGGGATTTTCTGGCAATTTATCTAAAGGTAAATCTGTCAGCAATTCAAAATACTGCGCCAGCAATTGATCTGCAGTCCCTTGCAACTTTTGATATTTATCCGATGGATGTGCCGACAAGCCAACATAATTACCTAGAGACTTGGACATTTTTTGTACACCATCAGTGCCAATCAAAATCGGCAGCAACAGACCAAATTGCGGCTGTTGACCAAAATGGCGTTGTAAATCTCGCCCCACAGCAATGTTAAATTTCTGGTCAGTCCCCCCCAATTCCACATCAGCTGCAACTGCAACCGAATCATAACCCTGCATCAACGGATAAAGGAACTCATGGAGGAAAATTGGATTCTCTTGCTTATAGCGTTCTGCGAATCCTTCTTTGGCTAACATTTGCCCTACCGTCATTGTGGAGAGTAATTCTAAAATTTTCCCTAAATTTAGCCCTGAAAGCCATTCGGAGTTATGGCGCACCTCTAATCTTCCAGGTGTGTCAAAATCCAAAATAGGACGCACTTGGTCAAGATAAGTCTGAGCGTTTTGCGCCACATTTGCTTGCGTCAGTTGGCGTCGCACCTCCGATTTACCAGTCGGATCACCAATGCGAGCCGTAAAATCACCGATAATCAACACCGCCGTATGACCAGCATCTTGAAAAGCTCGCAGTTTTCGTACCGGTATGCTATGACCTAAATGAATATCAGCACCTGTAGGGTCGATACCTAACTTGACCCGCAAAGGTCGGTGAGTATTCGCCAAACGCTTTTCTAGACTTTCAGTTTCGTTATCAGCATCGGTCGGTTGGGGGAAAATTTCGACAGTCCCACGACGCAACCAAGCAAAATCTTGCACCATACTAGGAAATTCGCTATTGATTAAACTCTGGACTTTAGAAGTTGGGTTGGTTTTATCCACTGGCAATCTGCCTGATTTTTTATCTGCCAGACTACTATAATTGCAAAAAATCAACCGCCTTGTTTCACCGAATGAATTACATTTATATTTACCAGTGAGGAAGTGAAGAGCCGTGTCGTCCAAGACTTTTGACGAAAAGCAGCCACAAACTAAGGCTTCATCAGGTTTTGAGTTTTTGAAAGGAGTAGGTCAGGTAGCTGGCGGAACGCTCCTATCAATCACGATGCTGGCAAGTTCAATTGTAGCGGGAGGATTGGTAGGTTTAGCTATTAGTTTCCGTAATTTACCGGATGTCAGACAATTACGTAACTTCTTTCCCTCAGAAACGACTTATATTTATGACATTAAAGGCAAACTATTAACGAGTATTCACGGAGAAGCCAACCGGGAAGTTATTCCCCTAGATAAAATTTCTCCCAATCTGAAACGGGCGGTGTTGGCTAGTGAAGATGGTCACTTTTACAATCACCATGGTATTAACCCGACTGGGGTTGGGCGAGCGGTAGTTGTCAACTTCATCGCAGGTGGAGTCAAGGAAGGTGGTTCCACCATCACCATGCAGTTGGTAAAAAACCTGTTTCTCTCCCAAAAACGCGCCTTTACACGGAAAATAGCTGAAGGGGTTTTAGCAATTCGTCTAGAACAAATTCTCAGCAAAAACCAAATTTTAGAAATGTACCTCAATCAAGTTTATTGGGGTCATAACAACTACGGTGTACAAACAGCCGCACGCACTTACTTTAATAAATCAGCGGAATACTTAACCTTAGGTGAGTCAGCCATGATGGCTGGTTTAATCCAAGCACCGGAAGAATTCAGCCCGTTCGTCAGCATGAAGCTAGCAAAACAGAAACAAAAAGAAGTGCTAGGACGAATGATGGATTTGAACTGGATTTCTCAGCAAGAATATGATGACGCCCTTAAGCAAGAAATCAAGCTAGGTAAAATCAGGTCATTTCAAGGTAGTGCTTTACCTTATGTCACTAATACAGTAGCCCAAGAGTTGGCGAAAAAATTTGGGCGAGAAGCATTGCTCAAAGGCGGAATGCGGGTACAAACTACAGTTGATGCCGATTTTCAAAGAATGGCAGAGCAAACTGTGAGCGAATGGCATGAGAAACTACAAGGTAGCGGCTTATCCAAGAATCAAATGGCTTTAGTCGCAATTGATCCTCGCACACATTTTGTCAAAGCTTTGGTGGGTGGTGTAGATGCTAAAACCAGTGAATTCAACCGCGCGACCCAAGCCCAACGCCAGCCCGGATCTTCTTTTAAGCCGTTTGTTTACTATACAGGTTTTGCTACTGGTAAGTTTGCTCCAGATACTACAGTAGTAGATGCTCCAGTTAGCTATCGAGATGGTGACGGTTGGTATTATCCCAGGAACTATGATGGTGGTTTCAGCGGGGCTATGTCAATTCGCACTGCCCTCGCCCAATCTCGTAATATCCCCGTCATCAAAGTTGGTAAGGCTGTCGGGATGAATAAGGTGATTGAAACCTGTCGCACCTTAGGGATTATGAGTCCGATGGAGCCTGTATCGTCTTTACCTCTGGGCGCGATTGGTGTCACGCCTTTAGAAATGGCTAGTGCTTATGCTACCTTCGCCAATTACGGCTGGCAATCCCCACCTACAGTCATTGCCCGGATTACTGACAGTAGCGGTAATGTTTTATTAGACAACACACCAAAACCCCAGCTAGTTTTAGATCCTTGGGCATCAGCAGCAGTTATTGACGTGATGCGTTCGGTAATTACTGATGGTACTGGTAAAAATGCGGCTATTGGTCGTCCCGCTGCAGGGAAGACAGGAACGACATCTTCAGAAAAAGATATCTGGTTTGTGGGGACAGTGCCACAGTTGACCACCGCCGTTTGGGTCGGTAGAGACGACAATAGACAATTAGCCCGCGGTGCAACAGGAGGGGTGATGGTGGCTCCTATTTGGCGCGATTTTATGCAAAAAGCTCTTAAGGATGTACCGGCGGAAAACTTCAAGTCACCTTCGCAGTTTACTCGACCTAAGGCGAATTAGCGGGGTTAGGGGTTGAGGGCGAGAAAATCAGATCCAAAGTCGGTTACACATAAAATTTTTGCATCTGTTATTTTCAGACCCCTATTCCTGAACTCACAGCCCCTGCTCCTAGGCTTGTTTTTCTAACTCAGTTTTCATTCTTTGTAGGGTAAGATTCATTTGGTCAAACATTTGTTGCGGCGTAATGCCAAACTGATTTAGCTGAGTTTTCATTTGCTCCATCGTCATTTGTGCCATGAAATCCTCGGAAAGCTCAAAGCGCTTCATGAAGATGCGATAGCGATCCATCATGGCTTCCATTTGTTCGATAAACAGCTTTTTACCTTCGCGGTCAAATTTACCGTAGCTGTTACCAAGCTTGATTAATGCTTGATAATCGTCAAACAGCTGTTTCGCTTCTTGCTGAACTATCTCAGAGTCAAAGAATCCCATTTTTCTTAAAATTCAACTGAGGGCTAACACTCAGTAGCTTATAATTTTGCTTGTATTTTTATTCTAGTTTAGGGTGTTAATGTGGGGAATGAGCTTCGGTTGCAGTACGGTTTTTTGCCCAAATTTCAACACTTGACTCCGAGGCGATGCTCATGGGGGATGGAGAATGGACAAGAGAAATATTTCTTGATGTTTTAGAGACGCAATGAATCGCGTTTGGGAAAAAATGATGGCTGGTGGCCGAAATCAATAAAATGGGTTTAGATGTTGATTTGTCAGCAGGATAGCATCAACGCTCTCATTTATGCCAATGCTTTGCTACGATCGCTCTTTAATTGTCAGAACTTTGGTAGTGGTAAATTTGGGAATATGTTAACTAAGCGAAAAAGCCGCAGCGTCGCCGCTATTTTAGCTTTTTCTGGCACGCTGACCATTTCCGGATTACATAAATTTTATCTGGGACAGCCGTTATGGGGGTTGTTGTATGTGCTCCTTTCTTGGACTCCTATTCCTAAGGTAGCTAGCGCCATTGAGGGGGTTTGGTATTTAGCTTTAGATGAGGAAGCTTTTGATCGCAATTTTAATTTGGGTAAGTCGCCCGTCAAGCATTCACCCCAGGTGGGTCATCAAGTCAGCGCCATGGCTGACGCCATGCGTGAGTT is a genomic window of Fortiea contorta PCC 7126 containing:
- the tyrS gene encoding tyrosine--tRNA ligase, translated to MVQDFAWLRRGTVEIFPQPTDADNETESLEKRLANTHRPLRVKLGIDPTGADIHLGHSIPVRKLRAFQDAGHTAVLIIGDFTARIGDPTGKSEVRRQLTQANVAQNAQTYLDQVRPILDFDTPGRLEVRHNSEWLSGLNLGKILELLSTMTVGQMLAKEGFAERYKQENPIFLHEFLYPLMQGYDSVAVAADVELGGTDQKFNIAVGRDLQRHFGQQPQFGLLLPILIGTDGVQKMSKSLGNYVGLSAHPSDKYQKLQGTADQLLAQYFELLTDLPLDKLPENPRDRQMLLAWEVVRQYHGELAANEAKEAAKSGGQEGAVPEFSLAGVSQFPVKLAYLLNVSGLCKSSGEGKRKIQEGGVRLDGDRISDVDTTFHEPSELHGRVLQVGKNKFVRLVV
- a CDS encoding transglycosylase domain-containing protein produces the protein MSSKTFDEKQPQTKASSGFEFLKGVGQVAGGTLLSITMLASSIVAGGLVGLAISFRNLPDVRQLRNFFPSETTYIYDIKGKLLTSIHGEANREVIPLDKISPNLKRAVLASEDGHFYNHHGINPTGVGRAVVVNFIAGGVKEGGSTITMQLVKNLFLSQKRAFTRKIAEGVLAIRLEQILSKNQILEMYLNQVYWGHNNYGVQTAARTYFNKSAEYLTLGESAMMAGLIQAPEEFSPFVSMKLAKQKQKEVLGRMMDLNWISQQEYDDALKQEIKLGKIRSFQGSALPYVTNTVAQELAKKFGREALLKGGMRVQTTVDADFQRMAEQTVSEWHEKLQGSGLSKNQMALVAIDPRTHFVKALVGGVDAKTSEFNRATQAQRQPGSSFKPFVYYTGFATGKFAPDTTVVDAPVSYRDGDGWYYPRNYDGGFSGAMSIRTALAQSRNIPVIKVGKAVGMNKVIETCRTLGIMSPMEPVSSLPLGAIGVTPLEMASAYATFANYGWQSPPTVIARITDSSGNVLLDNTPKPQLVLDPWASAAVIDVMRSVITDGTGKNAAIGRPAAGKTGTTSSEKDIWFVGTVPQLTTAVWVGRDDNRQLARGATGGVMVAPIWRDFMQKALKDVPAENFKSPSQFTRPKAN
- a CDS encoding DUF1825 family protein; this translates as MGFFDSEIVQQEAKQLFDDYQALIKLGNSYGKFDREGKKLFIEQMEAMMDRYRIFMKRFELSEDFMAQMTMEQMKTQLNQFGITPQQMFDQMNLTLQRMKTELEKQA
- a CDS encoding NINE protein; its protein translation is MLTKRKSRSVAAILAFSGTLTISGLHKFYLGQPLWGLLYVLLSWTPIPKVASAIEGVWYLALDEEAFDRNFNLGKSPVKHSPQVGHQVSAMADAMRELDALRQDGLISEYEFEQKRRQLLDQIS